One genomic window of Hymenobacter sp. J193 includes the following:
- a CDS encoding TlpA disulfide reductase family protein, which translates to MLTSISCQRAAAPANHETMDSAVAPTDLQLPTPEGQPLKLSSLRGQYVLVDFWASWCGPCRAESPNLRKIYGQFHSRGLEIYSVSLDVNRDKWLRAVAADQLSWPQVSDLKGWESSGARAYGVTALPFNLLLSPEGRILATDLHGRALGQKISEYIPLD; encoded by the coding sequence TTGCTTACCTCCATCAGCTGCCAGCGGGCCGCGGCCCCCGCCAACCACGAAACGATGGACAGCGCGGTAGCGCCCACCGATTTGCAGCTACCTACGCCTGAAGGTCAGCCGCTGAAGCTCAGCAGCCTGCGCGGCCAGTACGTACTGGTTGATTTCTGGGCCTCCTGGTGCGGGCCCTGCCGGGCCGAAAGCCCCAACCTGCGCAAAATCTACGGGCAGTTTCACTCGCGGGGGCTGGAAATCTACAGCGTGTCATTGGATGTGAACCGCGACAAGTGGCTGCGGGCCGTGGCCGCCGACCAGCTTAGCTGGCCCCAGGTGTCGGACCTGAAAGGGTGGGAGAGCAGCGGGGCCCGTGCCTACGGCGTCACGGCCCTGCCCTTCAACCTGCTGCTGAGCCCCGAAGGCCGGATTCTGGCCACCGACCTGCACGGCCGCGCCCTGGGTCAGAAGATTTCGGAATACATTCCGCTGGACTGA
- the gatB gene encoding Asp-tRNA(Asn)/Glu-tRNA(Gln) amidotransferase subunit GatB, whose translation MDEAIKAKYQPVIGLEVHAQLLTRSKMYSSDENEYGALPNNNLSVITLGHPGTLPRVNYTAVEYAMKMGLATNCHIRRDNLFARKNYFYPDLPKGYQITQDKTPICYEGHVDIRLSDGSERRIGVTRIHMEEDAGKSMHLAGEVETLVDLNRAGVPLIEIVSEPDIRTSEEAYAYLAEIKKLVEYLEICDGNMEEGSLRCDANVSVMLKGAAQYGTKVEVKNMNSFRNVQRAIEYEIERQIALLEAGEEIISETRGFDAQTGTTSGQRSKETMNDYRYFPEPDLPPVIIDDAWLHRIQSELPALPQQLYARFTGELGLSDYDATVLTADKDMALYFDELTRLTSNAKAAANWVTGPVKAYLNERALTLEQFPLTPRHLADIIQLIDDNKVGHSVASKQLFPFLLDNPTQTAAAAAEAQGLLQQSDAGALEAMIQQVLDANPAKVAEYRAGKKSLTGMFMGELMKLTGGKADPKLANQLLRQKLDA comes from the coding sequence ATGGACGAAGCTATTAAAGCCAAATACCAGCCCGTCATCGGCCTGGAAGTACACGCCCAGCTGCTCACGCGCAGCAAAATGTACTCTTCGGATGAAAACGAGTACGGCGCCCTGCCCAACAACAACCTAAGCGTGATTACGCTGGGCCACCCCGGCACGCTGCCCCGCGTGAACTACACAGCCGTGGAGTACGCCATGAAAATGGGCCTGGCTACCAACTGCCACATCCGCCGCGACAACCTGTTTGCGCGCAAAAACTACTTCTACCCCGACCTCCCGAAGGGCTACCAGATAACCCAGGACAAAACCCCCATCTGCTACGAGGGCCACGTGGACATCCGCCTCTCCGACGGCTCGGAGCGCCGCATCGGCGTTACGCGCATTCACATGGAGGAAGACGCGGGCAAATCCATGCACCTGGCGGGTGAGGTAGAAACCCTGGTAGATCTGAACCGGGCCGGCGTGCCGCTCATCGAAATCGTGTCGGAGCCGGACATTCGCACCTCGGAGGAAGCCTACGCCTACCTGGCCGAAATCAAGAAGCTGGTGGAGTACCTCGAAATCTGCGACGGCAACATGGAGGAAGGCTCTCTGCGCTGCGACGCCAACGTGTCGGTGATGCTGAAAGGCGCCGCGCAGTACGGCACCAAGGTGGAGGTGAAGAATATGAACTCCTTCCGCAACGTGCAGCGCGCTATCGAGTATGAAATAGAGCGGCAGATTGCCTTGCTCGAAGCCGGGGAGGAAATCATCAGCGAAACCCGCGGCTTTGACGCGCAAACCGGCACTACCAGCGGGCAGCGCAGCAAGGAAACCATGAACGACTACCGGTACTTCCCGGAGCCCGACCTGCCCCCGGTCATCATCGACGACGCTTGGCTGCACCGCATCCAGAGCGAGCTGCCCGCGCTGCCCCAGCAGCTCTACGCCCGCTTCACCGGTGAGCTGGGTTTGTCCGACTACGACGCCACCGTGCTGACGGCCGACAAGGACATGGCCCTGTACTTCGACGAGCTGACGCGCCTGACTTCCAACGCCAAAGCCGCCGCCAACTGGGTAACCGGCCCCGTGAAGGCCTACCTGAACGAGCGGGCCCTCACGCTGGAGCAATTCCCGCTCACGCCCCGGCACCTGGCCGACATCATCCAGCTCATCGACGACAACAAGGTGGGCCACTCAGTAGCCAGCAAGCAGCTGTTCCCGTTCTTGCTTGACAACCCCACGCAAACCGCCGCCGCCGCTGCCGAGGCCCAGGGCCTGTTGCAGCAGTCGGATGCCGGGGCGCTGGAAGCCATGATACAGCAGGTGCTCGATGCCAACCCGGCTAAGGTGGCCGAGTACCGGGCCGGCAAAAAGAGCCTCACCGGCATGTTCATGGGCGAATTGATGAAGCTCACCGGCGGCAAAGCCGACCCCAAGCTCGCCAACCAGCTCCTGCGCCAGAAGCTCGACGCTTAA